A stretch of the Uranotaenia lowii strain MFRU-FL chromosome 3, ASM2978415v1, whole genome shotgun sequence genome encodes the following:
- the LOC129753507 gene encoding tRNA-uridine aminocarboxypropyltransferase 2-like, with protein MSDTQHEDQAWSDLANIPADPPKMRDLCEKCERPVPVCWCSALPAEPLVPKSRIILLQHPAEEKRSLRTAPMLSVGLAPGKCLIYKGKKFPKFDSELESILADKKSLLLYPSASSIPIEQVDLRDGPFNLILIDGTWPQAKAIYASSPVLHSMRQVKLVSCGNSNYIIRTQPTDGCLSTLETAIEALSVLEGDDSFRDQLLRPLHALCQFQLDKGAVTHQSKEFLINDKKSLFV; from the exons ATGTCCGACACCCAGCACGAGGATCAAGCGTGGAGTGACTTGGCCAACATTCCAGCTGATCCTCCTAAAATGCGAGACCTCTGTGAGAAATGCGA GCGTCCAGTTCCGGTGTGTTGGTGTTCGGCACTTCCGGCGGAACCGTTGGTTCCAAAAAGTCGAATCATATTGCTGCAGCATCCAGCCGAGGAGAAACGATCGCTCCGGACAGCGCCAATGCTTTCGGTTGGTCTCGCTCCtggaaaatgtttgatttacaAAG GCAAAAAATTCCCCAAATTCGACTCGGAACTGGAATCTATCTTGGCGGACAAAAAATCGCTGCTCCTGTACCCTAGTGCCAGCTCAATCCCGATTGAACAGGTCGACCTCAGGGATGGCCCCTTCAACCTGATCCTCATCGACGGGACCTGGCCGCAAGCAAAGGCCATTTATGCTAGCTCTCCGGTTCTACATTCGATGCGTCAGGTCAAGCTGGTCAGCTGCGGCAACAGTAACTACATCATCCGAACTCAGCCGACGGATGGGTGTCTGAGCACTCTGGAAACGGCTATCGAGGCGTTGAGTGTTCTTGAGGGGGACGACAGCTTCCGGGATCAGCTGTTGAGGCCTCTTCACGCGCTGTGCCAATTTCAGCTTGATAAGGGAGCTGTTACGCATCAATCTAAGGAATTCCTCATTAA CGATAAAAAGTCATTGTTTGTGTAA